Proteins found in one Brachypodium distachyon strain Bd21 chromosome 5, Brachypodium_distachyon_v3.0, whole genome shotgun sequence genomic segment:
- the LOC104581446 gene encoding LOW QUALITY PROTEIN: uncharacterized protein LOC104581446 (The sequence of the model RefSeq protein was modified relative to this genomic sequence to represent the inferred CDS: deleted 1 base in 1 codon) has protein sequence MARGSINGKVIKGAGSHSARHAQALGDCEMQYLSIDKGLRDDIKSVIGKLSPTTHKILWEGTIQLDSCRKETIVACFESGEKIQDIQWPKSIVVKGRVKLEDFEKFVKELPPSRSRIMMVISLHEKVGSSKVGLKGTKEAANSFEQRQRVGFAEICEGCGLYVCPRSDHIIKLLDEYGFYKCTSTTETNQDSLIGFVVWNKPPQSYTSKVHNSVEKTEEIQGTNVEAQDFADDQELGHMHPPHVPADQVLFHQHHRHARRDQGFIPHRPPNFAPQPFMSYHGNFPNQQHLRFGD, from the exons ATGGCGAGAGGATCCATAAATGGTAAGGTTATAAAAGGTGCAGGTTCACACTCTGCTAGGCACGCACAGGCGTTGGGTGATTGTGAAATGCAGTACCTGTCCATAGACAAAGGTTTAAGAG ATGATATCAAGTCAGTCATCGGCAAGCTC TCTCCTACGACTCACAAAATTCTGTGGGAGGGCACTATACAACTGGATAGTTGCCGAAAGGAAACAATTGTTGCTTGCTTTGAAAG TGGAGAGAAAATTCAAGATATTCAATGGCCGAAAAGCATAGTGGTCAAGGGAAGAGTTAAGTTGGAGGATTTTGAGAAGTTCGTCAAAGAACTTCCTCCTTCTCGAAGCCGAATAATGATG GTAATTTCCCTTCACGAGAAGGTTGGGTCCTCAAAAGTAGGCTTAAAGGGAACTAAGGAG GCTGCAAATAGCTTTGAACAGAGACAAAGGGTTGGTTTTGCAGAGATTTGCGAGGGTTGTGGTCTTTATGTATGTCCAAGAAGTGATCATATAATAAAACTTCTAGATGAATATGGTTTCTATAAATGCACATCAACAACAGAGACCAACCAAGACTCGTTAATTGGGTTCGTTGTATGGAATAAACCACCGCAATCATACACAAGCAAGGTCCACAACAGCGttgaaaaaacagaagaaattCAAGGCACCAATGTGGAAGCGCAAGATTTTGCGGATG ATCAAGAATTAGGTCATATGCATCCTCCTCATGTGCCAGCAGATCAAGTCTTGTTTCATCAGCATCATCGTCATGCACGAAGAGATCAGGGCTTCATTCCTCACCGCCCTCCCAATTTTGCACCCCAGCCATTCATGTCATATCATGGAAATTTTCCGAACCAGCAACATTTACG ATTCGGTGATTAA
- the LOC100829550 gene encoding coatomer subunit epsilon-2 isoform X2, translating to MAAAPDGLFGLRNSFHVGAYQAAITGSQSAPSHALSPDEVVERDALLYRSYIALGSHQLVIDEIGPRAATPLQAVKLLATYLISSGNKSVISKLKELLGDAAVGSNPILRLVAGTVFMHERDYAEALKHTNSGGSMELLALNVQIYLLMNRPDHAEKQLRVMQQLDEDHTLTQLANAWVNLVMGGSKIREAHLIFQDFSEKYPATCMILRGKAQCLMHMGKFEEAEGLLLESLNKDAKDAETLANLIVCSLSLGKPASRYLNQLKLAHPEHMLVKRMSSAGDSFDRACQEMT from the exons atggcggcggcgccggacgGACTCTTCGGCCTCCGCAACAGCTTCCATGTGGGCGCGTACCAGGCCGCCATCACCGGCAGCCAGTCCGCCCCCTCGCACGCGCTCTCCCcggacgaggtcgtcgagcgcgACGCACTCCTCTACCGCTCCTACATCGCCCTCGGCTCCCACCAGCTCGTCATCGACGAGATCgggccgcgcgccgccacgccgctCCAGGCCGTCAAGCTGCTCGCGACGTATCTCATATCCTCCGGGAACAAG TCGGTGATCTCGAAACTGAAAGAGCTCCTTGGGGATGCGGCGGTGGGGAGCAACCCGATCCTCCGGCTGGTCGCCGGGACTGTCTTCATGCATGAACGGGATTACGCTGAAGCTCTCAAGCACACGAATTCCGGTGGGAGTATGGAACT GCTGGCGCTGAATGTTCAGATATACCTCCTGATGAACAGGCCCGATCACGCAGAGAAGCAGCTCAGGGTCATGCAGCAGCTGGACGAAGACCACACACTGACGCAGCTCGCCAACGCGTGGGTAAACCTTGTCATG GGTGGCTCCAAGATCCGAGAAGCGCACCTCATCTTCCAAGACTTCTCGGAGAAGTACCCGGCGACTTGCATGATTCTCAGAGGGAAAGCCCAGTGTTTGATGCACATGGGCAAATTTGAAGAAGCAGAGGGCTTGCTGCTGGAATCACTGAACAAG GACGCCAAGGATGCAGAAACACTTGCCAACCTCATCGTGTGCAGTCTTAGTTTGGGTAAACCTGCATCTCGATACCTCAA CCAATTGAAGCTAGCGCATCCCGAGCACATGCTGGTCAAGCGGATGTCTTCTGCTGGAGACAGCTTCGACAGAGCCTGCCAAGAGATGACATGa
- the LOC100829550 gene encoding coatomer subunit epsilon-2 isoform X1, which yields MAAAPDGLFGLRNSFHVGAYQAAITGSQSAPSHALSPDEVVERDALLYRSYIALGSHQLVIDEIGPRAATPLQAVKLLATYLISSGNKESVISKLKELLGDAAVGSNPILRLVAGTVFMHERDYAEALKHTNSGGSMELLALNVQIYLLMNRPDHAEKQLRVMQQLDEDHTLTQLANAWVNLVMGGSKIREAHLIFQDFSEKYPATCMILRGKAQCLMHMGKFEEAEGLLLESLNKDAKDAETLANLIVCSLSLGKPASRYLNQLKLAHPEHMLVKRMSSAGDSFDRACQEMT from the exons atggcggcggcgccggacgGACTCTTCGGCCTCCGCAACAGCTTCCATGTGGGCGCGTACCAGGCCGCCATCACCGGCAGCCAGTCCGCCCCCTCGCACGCGCTCTCCCcggacgaggtcgtcgagcgcgACGCACTCCTCTACCGCTCCTACATCGCCCTCGGCTCCCACCAGCTCGTCATCGACGAGATCgggccgcgcgccgccacgccgctCCAGGCCGTCAAGCTGCTCGCGACGTATCTCATATCCTCCGGGAACAAG GAGTCGGTGATCTCGAAACTGAAAGAGCTCCTTGGGGATGCGGCGGTGGGGAGCAACCCGATCCTCCGGCTGGTCGCCGGGACTGTCTTCATGCATGAACGGGATTACGCTGAAGCTCTCAAGCACACGAATTCCGGTGGGAGTATGGAACT GCTGGCGCTGAATGTTCAGATATACCTCCTGATGAACAGGCCCGATCACGCAGAGAAGCAGCTCAGGGTCATGCAGCAGCTGGACGAAGACCACACACTGACGCAGCTCGCCAACGCGTGGGTAAACCTTGTCATG GGTGGCTCCAAGATCCGAGAAGCGCACCTCATCTTCCAAGACTTCTCGGAGAAGTACCCGGCGACTTGCATGATTCTCAGAGGGAAAGCCCAGTGTTTGATGCACATGGGCAAATTTGAAGAAGCAGAGGGCTTGCTGCTGGAATCACTGAACAAG GACGCCAAGGATGCAGAAACACTTGCCAACCTCATCGTGTGCAGTCTTAGTTTGGGTAAACCTGCATCTCGATACCTCAA CCAATTGAAGCTAGCGCATCCCGAGCACATGCTGGTCAAGCGGATGTCTTCTGCTGGAGACAGCTTCGACAGAGCCTGCCAAGAGATGACATGa